One Pleurocapsa sp. PCC 7327 DNA segment encodes these proteins:
- a CDS encoding PotD/PotF family extracellular solute-binding protein produces MKKIFVFLLLFIVGVTLPFGCAANQSNFRRENNSQENVLSVYNFSAYIDPAMIKEFEQKYSAKVKYDTYESMDDLYAKLKPGNPGYDVIFPSDYMVTIMGKENLVEELNLANIPNLKNLDPKFLKAPFDPENKYSLPYQWGTMGFGYNIQKTGGEIDSWAMVFDPKYKAKVALMDELRTMMGAILIYLGYDANTTNPDEINKAKDFLIQHKDNIAAFAPDTGQMLLDQGEVDIAVEWSGDIFQIMEENLNIRYAIPKEGAVIWIDNMSIAKGAPHKELAEKFINFLLEPEVGAKISNFIKYATPNKMALEKGLINKEDLKNPGIYPSAETFDKMTFIKDVGEANQLYDQAWTEIKAEIGG; encoded by the coding sequence ATGAAAAAGATATTTGTCTTTCTGCTTCTCTTTATTGTTGGCGTAACTTTACCCTTTGGTTGTGCGGCCAATCAATCTAACTTTAGAAGGGAAAATAACAGCCAAGAAAACGTTCTCAGCGTCTACAATTTTTCAGCCTATATAGATCCGGCAATGATTAAAGAATTTGAGCAAAAATATAGCGCCAAAGTCAAATATGACACCTACGAAAGCATGGACGATCTCTATGCCAAGCTAAAACCAGGAAATCCTGGCTATGATGTGATTTTTCCCAGCGATTACATGGTAACGATTATGGGGAAAGAAAATTTAGTCGAGGAACTCAACCTAGCCAATATCCCCAATCTTAAAAATCTCGATCCGAAGTTTCTTAAAGCACCCTTCGATCCAGAGAATAAATATAGTCTTCCCTACCAATGGGGAACAATGGGATTCGGATACAACATTCAAAAAACTGGCGGCGAGATCGATAGCTGGGCAATGGTTTTTGACCCTAAATATAAAGCAAAAGTCGCGTTGATGGATGAATTGCGAACGATGATGGGCGCAATCTTAATCTACCTAGGTTACGATGCCAATACGACTAATCCCGACGAGATAAACAAAGCTAAAGATTTTCTGATTCAACATAAAGATAACATTGCCGCTTTTGCACCAGATACGGGTCAAATGCTCCTCGACCAGGGGGAAGTTGATATTGCCGTCGAGTGGAGCGGCGATATCTTCCAGATTATGGAAGAAAACCTGAATATCCGTTATGCAATCCCTAAAGAAGGAGCGGTCATTTGGATAGATAATATGAGCATTGCTAAGGGCGCTCCTCACAAAGAATTAGCCGAGAAATTCATCAACTTTCTCCTCGAACCCGAAGTAGGTGCTAAGATTTCTAATTTTATCAAATATGCTACGCCCAACAAAATGGCATTAGAAAAAGGTTTAATTAACAAAGAAGATTTGAAGAATCCAGGGATTTACCCATCAGCTGAGACATTTGACAAAATGACTTTTATTAAAGATGTTGGCGAAGCTAATCAACTATACGACCAAGCCTGGACGGAAATTAAAGCCGAAATTGGCGGGTAA
- a CDS encoding squalene/phytoene synthase family protein, protein MNLRDNALEVLKQTSRTFYIPISLLPSKLQEAVASAYLCMRAIDEIEDCPELDNFTKAKLLRGISLNLQAGTDSSAIEYFSAGLADYILLPEVTLRIGEWALLAPKTIAPRIWDATAAMADRMAYWAENNWEIHTESDLDRYTFSVAGAVGLLLSDLWAWYDGTRSDRTCAIGFGRGLQAVNIIRNRSEDLSRDVNFFPDGWRDEEMHAYAHRNLKLAEGYTNALPPGPALDFCKIPLALAYGTLEVLALGKDKLSRSDVLTLVERATH, encoded by the coding sequence ATGAATTTACGCGATAATGCTCTAGAAGTTCTCAAACAAACGAGTAGAACATTTTATATCCCTATTAGCCTTCTGCCGTCAAAACTCCAGGAAGCAGTAGCATCAGCTTATCTGTGCATGCGTGCCATCGATGAAATAGAAGATTGCCCAGAGCTAGATAATTTTACCAAAGCCAAGCTGTTGCGCGGAATTAGCCTCAACTTGCAAGCTGGTACCGATAGTAGCGCGATCGAGTATTTTTCGGCTGGGTTAGCTGACTACATTCTCCTGCCGGAGGTGACTCTTCGCATTGGAGAATGGGCATTACTCGCACCTAAAACCATCGCGCCGCGCATTTGGGATGCGACGGCAGCCATGGCAGATCGAATGGCATATTGGGCTGAGAATAACTGGGAAATTCATACAGAATCGGATTTAGATCGCTATACCTTTAGCGTAGCTGGGGCAGTTGGTTTGCTGTTGTCGGACTTGTGGGCGTGGTACGATGGAACTCGCAGCGATCGCACCTGTGCGATCGGTTTTGGTCGAGGCCTACAAGCAGTTAACATTATCCGCAACCGCAGCGAGGATCTCAGTCGAGACGTAAATTTCTTTCCCGACGGTTGGCGCGACGAAGAGATGCACGCCTATGCGCATCGCAACTTGAAGCTGGCAGAAGGATACACAAATGCTCTTCCTCCCGGTCCGGCACTCGACTTCTGTAAAATTCCCCTGGCATTAGCTTATGGCACCTTAGAGGTTTTAGCCCTGGGAAAAGATAAATTAAGTCGCAGCGATGTCTTGACGCTTGTCGAACGGGCAACGCATTGA
- a CDS encoding dual specificity protein phosphatase family protein, translating to MHKKTYKFASARENELIVFWASKPGNSDKEVSDWIAFIKRQGIKRVCCLLADSQLNRYSDLLGKYKQEFGSHCVCWTPIEDFHLCDLETLTQKILPFLAQADKKGEKVVVHCSGGIGRTGHLLAAWLVSFQGLSNQEAIAAVTQGKNPFKVVKALNELLNNCRLAFGG from the coding sequence ATGCATAAAAAAACGTATAAATTCGCTTCTGCTAGAGAGAACGAGCTAATCGTATTTTGGGCGTCAAAACCGGGAAATTCTGATAAAGAAGTAAGCGATTGGATCGCGTTTATAAAGCGTCAAGGCATCAAGCGAGTTTGTTGTTTGCTTGCCGATAGTCAACTCAATCGTTACTCAGATCTTTTGGGAAAGTATAAACAAGAATTTGGTAGCCATTGTGTTTGCTGGACTCCAATTGAAGATTTTCATCTGTGCGACCTAGAAACGCTGACTCAGAAAATACTGCCGTTTCTAGCACAAGCAGACAAAAAGGGCGAGAAAGTTGTCGTCCACTGTTCTGGCGGCATTGGACGAACGGGGCACTTGTTAGCCGCATGGTTGGTAAGTTTTCAGGGATTATCAAATCAAGAAGCGATCGCAGCCGTTACACAAGGAAAAAATCCTTTCAAAGTTGTCAAGGCTCTTAATGAACTTCTTAATAATTGTCGTTTAGCTTTTGGAGGTTAG
- a CDS encoding ABC transporter ATP-binding protein: protein MQAVELVEVSKSFTSSRHKEFLAVDRLNLQIAQGEFFSLLGPSGCGKTTTLRMLAGFELPTSGDIYIYGKPMEQLPPFHRPVNTVFQNYALFPHLTVTQNVAFGLEMEKLPRAQIRSRVAEALEMVKLNGLEKRYPRQLSGGQQQRVALARALVKQPKVLLLDEPLGALDLKLRKEMQIELKHLQQQVGITFIYVTHDQEEALTMSDRMAVMSEGKILQVGEPIEIYEEPNSRFVADFIGETNLLTGKIIEQQGEQAIVLVDETLPIKVSYRDRLSVGQIATIVIRPEKITISSPQEGDRSGWLAKVEEAVYIGTDTRYLVRLTEQTVITIRQQNLHRSRIHFYQPGEKVQINISPENMRLIL, encoded by the coding sequence ATGCAAGCAGTTGAGTTAGTAGAAGTTTCCAAGTCTTTTACAAGTTCTCGACACAAGGAATTTTTGGCGGTAGACCGACTAAATTTGCAAATCGCTCAAGGGGAATTTTTCTCGCTTTTGGGACCTTCTGGATGCGGTAAAACGACAACTTTGCGAATGCTAGCCGGGTTTGAGCTACCTACGTCGGGAGACATTTATATATACGGCAAACCGATGGAGCAACTGCCTCCCTTCCACCGTCCCGTCAATACGGTCTTTCAGAATTATGCCCTTTTTCCCCATTTAACCGTTACCCAAAACGTTGCCTTTGGACTAGAGATGGAAAAATTGCCTCGCGCTCAAATTCGCAGCCGAGTGGCAGAGGCGTTGGAAATGGTCAAGTTGAATGGACTAGAAAAACGCTATCCTCGCCAACTATCGGGAGGACAGCAGCAACGAGTAGCGCTAGCGAGAGCGCTTGTCAAGCAACCGAAGGTATTGCTACTAGACGAACCACTAGGCGCTTTGGATTTAAAGCTGCGTAAAGAAATGCAGATAGAATTAAAGCACTTGCAGCAGCAGGTGGGTATTACTTTTATCTATGTCACCCACGACCAAGAAGAAGCCTTAACCATGTCCGATCGCATGGCGGTGATGTCAGAAGGTAAAATTTTACAAGTAGGAGAGCCAATCGAAATCTACGAAGAACCCAATTCCCGCTTCGTCGCTGATTTTATTGGAGAAACGAATCTGTTGACGGGAAAAATTATAGAACAACAGGGCGAGCAAGCCATTGTCCTAGTCGATGAAACCCTACCGATAAAAGTATCCTATCGCGATCGCCTCTCAGTAGGACAGATAGCTACGATCGTCATTCGTCCCGAAAAAATCACAATTTCTTCCCCTCAAGAAGGCGATCGATCCGGTTGGCTGGCAAAAGTAGAAGAAGCGGTTTATATTGGAACGGATACGCGCTATTTGGTTCGCTTGACCGAACAAACTGTCATTACTATTCGCCAACAAAATTTGCATCGCAGTCGCATCCATTTTTATCAACCCGGAGAAAAAGTTCAAATTAATATCTCTCCAGAAAATATGCGTCTGATTCTCTAG